Proteins encoded by one window of Vibrio rumoiensis:
- the argE gene encoding acetylornithine deacetylase, with protein MGTPQFLDVYRGLISTSSISATDPTWDEGNAEVIAKLAQWLKDLDFSVEVIEVAPGKHNLIAKKGQGEGGLLLSGHSDTVPFDEGRWNFDPHALTEHNNRFYGLGTADMKGFFAFIIEAVQKVDWSKQTKPLYILATCDEETSMLGARHFTESCLNGDAPYKPDYCIIGEPTSLKPIRGHKGHVANAIRVTGHSGHSSNPALGVNAIEIMHEVLFALMQLRNQLIKEYHHPGFEIPTPTLNLGHIHGGDSANRICGCCELHYDVRPLPGISLDGLNNMLQSALKEVQAKWPERIEIQPLHEPIPGYECQHDHPFIKSMEALTQIPSETVNYCTEAPFLQQVCPTLVMGPGSIDQAHQPDEFLAFEFIDPTINILSKSMRHYCFG; from the coding sequence ATGGGCACACCTCAATTTTTAGATGTTTATCGCGGATTGATCTCCACCTCTTCAATTAGTGCAACCGACCCTACATGGGATGAAGGGAATGCCGAAGTGATTGCCAAACTTGCGCAATGGTTAAAGGATCTCGATTTTTCAGTAGAAGTGATTGAAGTCGCCCCCGGAAAACACAACTTGATCGCCAAAAAAGGTCAAGGGGAAGGTGGATTATTGCTATCGGGCCACTCTGATACCGTGCCTTTTGATGAAGGACGTTGGAATTTTGATCCACACGCCTTAACAGAACATAACAACCGATTCTATGGATTAGGCACCGCAGATATGAAGGGCTTTTTCGCCTTTATAATTGAAGCGGTCCAAAAGGTTGATTGGTCAAAACAAACCAAGCCGCTTTATATTCTGGCCACTTGTGATGAAGAAACCAGCATGCTAGGTGCGCGCCACTTTACAGAATCCTGTTTAAATGGTGATGCGCCTTATAAACCAGACTATTGCATCATCGGTGAGCCGACAAGTCTAAAGCCCATTCGCGGGCATAAAGGCCATGTCGCGAATGCTATCCGAGTCACCGGTCACTCTGGTCACTCATCAAACCCGGCTTTAGGTGTCAATGCGATAGAAATCATGCATGAGGTACTGTTTGCCTTAATGCAACTGCGTAACCAGCTCATTAAAGAATATCACCACCCAGGCTTTGAGATCCCCACTCCTACATTAAATCTAGGGCACATTCATGGCGGCGACAGTGCGAATCGAATTTGTGGCTGTTGTGAGCTGCATTATGACGTTCGCCCATTGCCGGGGATCAGTTTAGACGGACTGAACAATATGTTGCAGTCAGCCCTCAAAGAAGTGCAAGCCAAATGGCCAGAGCGTATTGAGATACAGCCTTTGCATGAACCTATTCCAGGTTATGAGTGTCAACATGACCACCCTTTCATCAAGAGCATGGAAGCGTTAACACAAATACCATCAGAAACCGTCAATTACTGTACTGAAGCACCGTTTTTACAACAAGTGTGCCCAACCTTAGTGATGGGGCCAGGCTCGATCGATCAAGCGCATCAGCCGGATGAATTCCTAGCCTTTGAGTTTATCGATCCGACCATTAATATTTTATCCAAGTCGATGCGCCACTACTGTTTTGGATAA
- a CDS encoding argininosuccinate synthase — MAKLSVDKASINKVVVAYSGGLDTSVIIPWLKENYDCEVVAFVADVGQGDEELVGIEEKAIASGASACYIADLKEEMVADYIYPTLKTGAYYEGKYLLGTSMARPIIAKAQVEVARKVGADALCHGCTGKGNDQVRFEGAFAALAPDLHVIAPWREWDLVSREECLDYLAERNIPCTASLTKIYSRDANAWHISTEGGVLENTWNAPNEDCWAWTVDPEQAPDQAEYVTLKVEKGAVVEVDGQALSPYQALVALNEKGVKHGVGRIDIVENRLVGMKSRGCYETPGGTIMMEALRAVEQLVLDKASFEFREELAVKASHLVYDGRWFTPLCKSLLAATEALAQDVNGEVVVKLYKGQATVTQKRSDNSLYSEEFATFGDDEVYDQSHAGGFIRLYSLSSRIRALNEAKKK; from the coding sequence ATGGCTAAATTAAGTGTCGATAAAGCAAGCATCAACAAAGTGGTAGTCGCATACTCGGGTGGATTAGATACCTCAGTGATCATTCCGTGGTTAAAAGAAAACTACGATTGTGAAGTCGTCGCCTTTGTAGCGGATGTCGGCCAAGGTGATGAAGAATTAGTGGGCATTGAAGAAAAAGCCATCGCTTCAGGTGCATCAGCATGCTATATCGCCGATCTTAAAGAAGAAATGGTTGCCGATTACATTTACCCAACGTTGAAAACGGGGGCGTATTACGAAGGTAAATACCTACTTGGCACTTCAATGGCTCGTCCAATCATTGCGAAAGCGCAAGTGGAAGTGGCACGTAAAGTCGGCGCAGATGCGTTATGTCATGGCTGTACGGGTAAAGGGAATGACCAAGTTCGTTTTGAAGGTGCTTTTGCGGCACTAGCCCCAGACTTACATGTGATTGCCCCTTGGCGTGAGTGGGATCTAGTGAGCCGTGAAGAGTGCTTGGACTACCTTGCAGAACGTAATATTCCATGTACCGCTTCTTTAACTAAAATCTATTCACGTGATGCGAATGCATGGCACATTTCAACCGAAGGTGGTGTGTTAGAAAACACTTGGAATGCACCGAATGAAGATTGTTGGGCATGGACCGTTGATCCTGAGCAAGCGCCGGATCAAGCAGAATATGTTACATTGAAAGTTGAAAAAGGCGCCGTGGTTGAGGTCGATGGCCAAGCGTTATCACCATACCAAGCTTTAGTCGCGTTAAATGAAAAAGGCGTGAAGCATGGTGTTGGGCGTATTGATATTGTTGAAAACCGTTTAGTCGGTATGAAGTCTCGTGGTTGTTATGAAACTCCAGGGGGCACGATTATGATGGAAGCCCTGCGTGCCGTTGAGCAACTGGTGCTTGATAAAGCTTCTTTCGAATTTCGTGAAGAGCTTGCTGTAAAAGCTTCGCACCTTGTGTACGATGGTCGTTGGTTCACGCCGCTATGTAAATCGCTTTTGGCAGCAACTGAAGCGTTAGCGCAAGATGTTAATGGTGAAGTTGTAGTTAAACTTTATAAAGGCCAAGCGACGGTGACTCAAAAACGTTCTGATAACAGCTTATACTCTGAAGAGTTTGCGACGTTCGGTGATGATGAAGTTTACGATCAAAGCCATGCCGGCGGTTTCATCCGTTTATATTCTTTATCAAGCCGCATTCGTGCGCTTAATGAAGCGAAGAAGAAATAA
- the ppc gene encoding phosphoenolpyruvate carboxylase → MNEKYAALTSNVRMLGDLLGATIQEAHGDAILEKVETIRKLSKSARAGNQEDRESLIEEIKNLPNEQLTPVAHAFSQFLNLTNIAEQFHTISRHCEEHVCEPDAINSLFGKLASNDISKENAAQAIKELNIELVLTAHPTEIARRTMINKLVKINKCLSQLEHSDLSSRERLKTERRLEGLIAQSWHSDVIRQQRPTPLDEAKWGFAVVENSLWQAVPEFLREFNDRVKNFTGEALPIDARPVHFSSWMGGDRDGNPNVTHPITAEVLLLSRWKAADLYLTDIQDLITELSMTACNDTVRELSGEEHEPYRAILKRLRTLLNNTCTVLDARINGTEVPNLPILERVEQLWDPLLACYQSLHECGMSIIAEGSLLDSLRRVKAFGIHLVRLDIRQESTRHSNVITEMTRFLDMGDYDQWTEDEKVEFLIKELSSKRPLLPRNWEPSPEVQEVLDTCRVMAEHPREAFGAYVISMARTASDVLAVHLILQEAGCKFRMDVCPLFETLDDLNNSEAVMKQLFSLDWYRNFINNHQMVMIGYSDSAKDAGVMAAGWAQYDAMDKLVKVSDAEGIDLTLFHGRGGTVGRGGAPAHAALLSQPPRSLKGGLRVTEQGEMIRFKLGLPDVAVNSFNLYASAILEANLLPPPEPKKEWRDLMHTISDVSCDAYRAVVRGEPDFVPYFRAATPELELGKLPLGSRPSKRNPNGGVESLRAIPWIFSWSQNRLVLPAWLGAGEAIQHAIEQGHQPMLEEMCREWPFFSTRLGMLEMVYSKCNIDISRYYDQRLTDESLWPLGERLREQLQKDIVTVLNVENNENLMQSDPWGLESIRLRNIYVEPLNMLQAELLYRTRQSDNPSSELEEALMLTIAGIAAGMRNTG, encoded by the coding sequence ATGAATGAAAAATATGCCGCTTTAACGAGTAATGTTCGCATGCTCGGAGACTTACTCGGCGCAACCATTCAAGAAGCTCATGGTGATGCTATTCTTGAAAAAGTTGAAACCATTCGTAAGCTTTCCAAATCAGCTCGAGCTGGTAATCAGGAAGATCGAGAAAGCTTAATCGAAGAAATAAAAAACCTACCTAACGAGCAATTAACCCCTGTTGCTCATGCCTTCAGTCAATTCCTTAACTTAACTAATATTGCAGAGCAGTTTCATACGATTTCTCGCCATTGCGAAGAGCACGTATGTGAACCAGACGCGATTAACTCTTTATTTGGTAAGTTAGCGTCAAATGACATCAGCAAAGAAAATGCCGCGCAAGCAATCAAAGAATTGAATATTGAGCTGGTTCTTACAGCACACCCAACCGAAATTGCTCGCCGCACCATGATCAATAAATTGGTCAAAATTAATAAATGTCTATCCCAATTAGAGCACAGTGATCTTTCTAGTCGTGAACGTCTGAAAACAGAGCGTCGTTTAGAAGGTCTGATTGCCCAATCTTGGCACTCTGATGTTATTCGCCAACAACGCCCAACACCTCTAGATGAAGCGAAATGGGGATTTGCGGTCGTTGAAAACTCATTATGGCAAGCCGTTCCTGAATTCTTACGTGAATTCAATGACCGAGTGAAAAACTTCACAGGCGAAGCGCTGCCTATCGATGCACGTCCAGTACACTTTTCATCTTGGATGGGCGGTGACCGTGACGGTAACCCAAATGTTACCCACCCAATTACTGCTGAAGTATTGTTACTTTCTCGTTGGAAAGCGGCCGATCTTTATCTAACCGATATTCAAGATTTGATCACCGAGCTATCAATGACCGCTTGTAACGATACGGTTCGCGAATTATCAGGTGAAGAGCACGAACCTTACCGTGCCATCCTGAAGCGCTTACGTACTCTGCTCAATAATACGTGTACCGTATTAGATGCACGTATCAACGGAACCGAAGTACCTAACCTGCCAATTTTAGAGCGCGTTGAACAACTTTGGGATCCATTACTTGCCTGTTACCAATCACTACACGAATGTGGCATGAGTATCATCGCAGAAGGTTCATTACTCGATAGCCTACGTCGTGTAAAAGCGTTTGGTATTCACTTAGTACGCTTAGATATTCGCCAAGAAAGTACTCGTCATTCCAATGTGATTACTGAGATGACTCGTTTCCTAGATATGGGTGACTACGATCAATGGACAGAAGATGAAAAAGTTGAATTCTTAATTAAAGAACTAAGCTCAAAGCGTCCATTGTTGCCTCGTAACTGGGAACCTTCGCCAGAAGTTCAAGAAGTGCTCGATACTTGTCGAGTGATGGCTGAACACCCACGTGAAGCCTTTGGCGCTTATGTTATTTCGATGGCGCGTACCGCATCTGACGTATTAGCCGTGCATCTCATTTTGCAAGAAGCGGGCTGCAAATTCCGCATGGATGTTTGCCCACTGTTTGAAACGTTAGATGACTTGAACAATTCTGAAGCGGTCATGAAGCAATTATTCTCGCTCGATTGGTACCGCAACTTTATCAATAACCACCAAATGGTAATGATTGGTTATTCTGACTCAGCCAAAGATGCCGGTGTAATGGCCGCTGGTTGGGCACAGTACGACGCCATGGATAAACTGGTGAAAGTATCCGACGCCGAAGGTATCGACCTTACACTCTTCCACGGCCGTGGTGGTACAGTTGGTCGTGGTGGTGCGCCAGCACATGCTGCCCTACTTTCTCAACCACCTCGTAGCTTAAAAGGTGGCTTACGCGTTACCGAACAAGGTGAGATGATCCGCTTTAAGCTGGGTTTGCCTGATGTAGCAGTGAACAGCTTTAATCTATACGCGAGCGCGATCTTAGAAGCCAATCTGCTTCCGCCTCCGGAGCCTAAAAAAGAATGGCGCGATCTGATGCATACGATTTCGGATGTCTCTTGTGACGCTTATCGTGCTGTAGTACGTGGCGAACCGGATTTTGTTCCTTACTTCCGCGCCGCAACACCAGAGCTTGAACTCGGTAAATTGCCTCTAGGCTCTCGTCCTTCGAAGCGTAATCCAAATGGCGGCGTGGAAAGCTTACGTGCTATTCCATGGATTTTCTCATGGAGCCAAAACCGTCTAGTATTACCAGCATGGCTCGGAGCGGGTGAAGCGATTCAACACGCCATCGAACAAGGCCACCAGCCAATGTTGGAAGAAATGTGCCGCGAATGGCCATTCTTCTCTACTCGCCTTGGCATGCTAGAAATGGTGTATTCTAAGTGTAATATTGATATTTCTCGTTACTACGATCAACGTCTAACCGATGAGTCATTATGGCCTCTTGGTGAGCGTTTACGTGAACAGTTGCAAAAAGATATCGTGACGGTTCTAAACGTTGAAAATAACGAGAACCTAATGCAAAGCGACCCTTGGGGTTTAGAGTCTATTCGCTTACGCAATATCTATGTTGAGCCATTGAACATGCTACAAGCCGAGTTGCTATACCGTACTCGTCAAAGCGATAACCCATCTTCTGAATTAGAAGAAGCGTTAATGCTGACAATTGCAGGTATCGCAGCAGGTATGCGTAATACGGGTTAA
- a CDS encoding PadR family transcriptional regulator, translated as MSLPYVILTILSREPATGYDISKAFSHNVGHFWKASHQQVYRELAKMAKQEWVTSTIHPQIGKPDKKIYTITSLGRTELTGWFNQPTPYTATRDEFSAKLMACTVESADRFIQQLDLLIPEAEALLKHYQQLENQFYRNHHSLDQHAKLEHLILRRNILERSTWIEWASEVKQQLATFSQPEQ; from the coding sequence ATGTCACTGCCTTACGTTATTTTAACCATATTAAGTCGAGAGCCTGCGACCGGCTACGACATCAGCAAAGCGTTTTCACATAACGTTGGACATTTTTGGAAGGCCAGCCATCAGCAGGTGTACCGGGAACTTGCCAAGATGGCAAAACAGGAATGGGTGACATCGACCATTCACCCTCAGATTGGTAAACCAGATAAAAAGATTTATACCATTACCTCACTCGGTCGCACAGAATTAACCGGATGGTTTAACCAACCAACCCCTTATACAGCCACCCGAGATGAATTTTCCGCAAAGTTAATGGCCTGCACCGTTGAATCGGCCGACCGTTTTATTCAGCAATTAGACTTGCTTATCCCTGAAGCTGAAGCCTTATTGAAACACTATCAGCAACTTGAAAATCAATTTTATCGAAACCATCATTCTCTTGATCAGCACGCCAAATTGGAACATTTAATCTTAAGGCGTAATATTTTAGAGCGTAGTACTTGGATTGAATGGGCAAGCGAAGTGAAACAACAATTAGCAACCTTTTCACAGCCAGAGCAATAA
- the argB gene encoding acetylglutamate kinase, with the protein MTMAPLVIKLGGAVLSDLDTLAKLFGAIQQYQKDAQRQIVIVHGGGYLVDELMAKLQFETVKRDGLRVTPFEHINYISGALAGTANKLLQGQAIKLGLTAVGLSLADGGLCQITQLSDDLGAVGEAKAGNAAVLKAILQTNALPIISSIGITAEGQLMNVNADQAAVAVATALDAELALLSDVAGVLDADKQLISQLDQSQVDQLIEQQVITDGMIVKVQAALDAANQLGRAIEVAGWKSPEKLAQLFAGQSIGTRFLPL; encoded by the coding sequence ATGACCATGGCTCCTTTAGTGATCAAATTAGGTGGCGCGGTATTATCCGATTTGGATACCTTAGCTAAATTATTTGGTGCAATTCAGCAATATCAAAAAGATGCACAGCGTCAAATCGTCATCGTACATGGTGGTGGCTATTTGGTGGATGAGTTGATGGCAAAGTTGCAATTTGAAACGGTAAAAAGAGATGGCTTACGGGTCACGCCTTTCGAGCACATTAATTACATTAGTGGTGCTTTGGCGGGAACAGCGAATAAATTATTGCAAGGCCAAGCGATCAAGCTAGGATTAACCGCGGTGGGGTTAAGTTTGGCGGATGGCGGTTTATGTCAGATCACTCAGCTATCTGATGATTTAGGCGCAGTCGGAGAAGCCAAAGCTGGAAATGCAGCGGTCTTAAAAGCAATTTTACAAACCAATGCATTGCCGATTATTAGTTCAATTGGTATTACCGCTGAGGGTCAATTAATGAATGTCAATGCTGATCAAGCCGCGGTGGCGGTGGCGACGGCACTGGATGCAGAGTTAGCACTACTTTCAGATGTGGCAGGGGTACTCGATGCGGATAAGCAACTCATTTCACAACTAGACCAATCACAAGTTGATCAACTGATTGAACAGCAAGTGATCACCGATGGCATGATAGTGAAAGTACAAGCAGCATTAGATGCGGCCAATCAACTCGGTCGAGCCATCGAAGTCGCTGGTTGGAAAAGCCCTGAAAAGTTAGCGCAACTGTTTGCCGGTCAAAGTATAGGAACACGTTTCTTGCCTTTGTAG
- the argC gene encoding N-acetyl-gamma-glutamyl-phosphate reductase, translated as MLKTVIIGASGYTGAELALMVEKHPELTLSGLYVSENSADAGKPISQLHGKLHGLIDLAVQPLISPQEVAQQCDVVFLATAHEVSHDLAPTFLANDCVVLDLSGAYRVKADGFYPTYYGFEHTQSQWLDQAAYGLAEWNQPQIAQAQLIAVPGCYPTASQLAIKPLVENGLLDLNQWPVINATSGVTGAGRKATMTNSFCEVSLQPYGVFTHRHQPEIASHLGCDVIFTPHLGNFKRGILATITMKLALDVTDEQIEQAFSEAYQSKLAVRLLSDIPRLQNVENTPFCDIGWKRQGQHLIVVSAIDNLLKGASSQAMQCLNIRFGFPEMTALV; from the coding sequence ATGCTAAAAACAGTCATTATTGGAGCAAGCGGTTACACCGGTGCAGAGTTGGCCTTGATGGTCGAAAAGCATCCTGAGCTGACGTTATCTGGCTTATATGTATCAGAAAATAGTGCCGATGCTGGTAAACCTATTTCTCAATTACATGGCAAGTTGCATGGATTGATTGATCTTGCTGTACAGCCCTTAATCTCACCTCAAGAAGTTGCGCAGCAATGTGATGTCGTCTTTCTCGCCACGGCTCACGAAGTCAGCCATGATCTCGCGCCGACTTTTCTTGCCAATGATTGTGTTGTTTTAGACTTATCCGGTGCTTATCGAGTGAAAGCGGATGGCTTTTATCCTACATATTATGGATTTGAACACACGCAATCTCAGTGGCTTGATCAAGCGGCTTACGGTTTAGCGGAGTGGAATCAACCGCAGATCGCTCAAGCGCAATTAATTGCTGTACCGGGCTGTTACCCTACCGCCTCTCAACTAGCGATTAAACCTTTGGTCGAAAATGGATTATTGGATCTCAACCAATGGCCGGTAATCAATGCCACGAGTGGCGTGACTGGCGCGGGGCGTAAAGCCACGATGACCAATAGTTTTTGCGAAGTGAGCTTACAACCTTATGGTGTGTTCACGCACCGTCACCAACCTGAAATTGCTTCACATTTAGGTTGTGATGTTATTTTTACGCCGCATTTAGGTAATTTTAAGCGTGGCATTTTAGCAACGATTACCATGAAGTTAGCTTTAGATGTGACTGACGAGCAAATTGAACAAGCCTTTAGTGAGGCCTATCAAAGCAAGCTTGCGGTTCGTTTACTTTCTGATATTCCTCGTTTGCAAAATGTTGAAAACACGCCGTTTTGTGATATTGGTTGGAAGCGTCAAGGTCAGCATCTTATTGTCGTGTCTGCGATTGATAACCTATTGAAAGGTGCATCAAGCCAAGCGATGCAATGTTTGAATATTCGTTTCGGTTTCCCTGAAATGACGGCTTTAGTGTAA